CCGCCAGGGCAGCGTCCAGAGTGGCGATGTCCGGCTCGCCGGGAATGGCGTCGAACAGGCTGACGCGGCCGCGAAGCTGCAGGCGCTCCACAAAACCTGCGGTGATCGGCGTTGCAATGACCAGCGTGGATCGTGTGTCGCCCGCCCATCTGCCCGTTTCTGCAATGCTTCCCGTGCCGACGATCAGGCGGCGCGGCTGATGCACGGTGATGGCGGTGGTGCCCATGATCGTTTGCGCCATCTTGGTCACTCCTGGCTTTTGCCGCCAGCCACCAGCCGGCGTGCATAGGCAATGGCGGACAGCATGTTGCCGTGATTTGCAATTCCCTTGCCGGCAATATCGAAGGCCGTGCCGTGATCGACGGAGGTACGGTCTATCGGCAGTTCCACCGAGACATTGACTGCCGTGTCGAAAGCCACCAGCTTGATCGGGATGTGACCCTGGTCATGATACTGCGCCACCACCAGGTCGAAGGCTCCCGAATAGGCGCGGTGGAAGACGGTATCGGCAGAGATCGGCCCCTGTGCATCGATTCCCTCTGCCCGGGCCGCCGCGACAGCCGGCGCGATCTGGTCGTCATCTTCCGTTCCGAACAATCCGTTCTCGCCGCAATGCGGGTTGATGCCCGCCACCGCGATCCGCGGCGCGGCATAGCCGATCCGTTTCAGATGACGGTCGCCGGCGCGGATGGTGGCCAGCACACGCTCCGTCGTGGCGCGTGCAATGGCCTGCTGAAGCGAAACATGGGTCGAGACATGAATGACCTTCAGACGCTCCGAGGCCAGCAGCATGTAGGCAGCCGAGGCGCCCGTGAGACTGCGCAGCATGCCGGTATGGCCATCATAATGATGTCCGGCAAGATTGAGCGCCTCCTTGTTGATCGGCGCTGTCACAATGCAGCCGATCATGCCGGCCTCGGCATCCCGAACGGCCTTCTCAATGAAGCGGAAGGCGGCATCGCCGGCGATTGGAGAGAGCTTTCCCCAGGGCAGGGGGGCGCCCTCGACTGGCAGGTCGACCACGAAGGGTTCGAGCTCGAGCGCAAGGCCAAGTGCCTGCCGCGCTGCCTCCAGCGTCGAAAGATTGCCGTAGATGCGGGTCACGGCCCGATCCGCCTCGCTCATATCTGCAAGCGCCCGGACCGCGATCTCCGGGCCGACGCCCGCCGGATCTCCCATGGTGATGCCGATGATCTTGCTCATGCTGTTCTCCCGCCCTTGATGCCGGCCCAACCTGGGGCGAGGCGAACATATTTGATCGCCCGGCGATGATAGGTATAGCTGATGTGAAGGCTGCCATCGCCACCTTCGAGAAGCCAGGGATAGGACATTTCCTGGTTTCGTCCGTCGGTCGAATCGTTCGACAGGCAGGTGCCCGGCCCGCTCTCGATCGTAAGGCGCACGGGGAAGCTCGCTCCGCCATCCTCCGACAGGCACACGCTGACCGGGGCGCGGGGAACGCCCCAGATCGGCACGCAACCGCCTTCGGGATCGGCATCGGGACGATCATCCTCCTCGCCGAGCTCGTCGTAGAGCGAGGCCCTGCGATCGCTGGCCTCTACCGCGCTCACCGGATTGCAGATCATGGCGAGCCGCCCATCATCGAGGCGAATGGCTGCGATCGACGAATTGTTATTGGGAACATCGACAGGCGCCGGGGAGGACCAGCTCAAGCCGCCGTCCTCGCTGACCGCGCGGTGGACGAAATCGGCCTGCCGACGCCGGAAGAAGGCCGCATAGCGGTTCTCTCCGATCGCGACCGGACTGAAATGGACGCAGCCGATGGAGTCCGGCACCGCCTCCAGGGTCCAGCTTTTGCCGCGGTCACGGGATATGCCCATCGCCGCCACGTCGTGGCTGCCGTTCCATTTCTGGCCGGGTCGCTGCACGCATCGGAAGATCGGCAGAAGCCACGCCCCGTCCTTTCGCACAACCAGCGGCGCACGGATGAAACAGCCAAGCGGCAGATCGAGATAGGATCCGTTTTCGGCGCTCAAGAGGCCAGGATCGGCTGGATCGCGATGCAGTTCGGTCATCCGGATCCGACATTCATCCTGATTGCCGGAGGGTTGTGAGGTGTGAAAGAGGAGCAGGCGGCCGTCGGGTGCTGTGAAGAGAACCGGGTTCTGCTCGGAATGTGCCTCATCGAAACTGAGCCTCTGCGCCGCACCCCATCGGGAGGCGCCGGGCTGCAGAAGCGACGCATAGATGGAAATGTCCGACTTGCCTTCAAGCGAGCCGCCAAACCACGCGCAGATCAAGGTGCCGTCCGGTAGCTCATGCAGAAAGCTCGCATGATTCTGGACCATGGGCGACGGAAGAAGCGCTTCCTGGCGCGTTGGCGTGATCCCGTGCAGGGCTCCGGTCATCCCGGCCGCAATGTCTTCAGGTGTCATGGACCTCTCCTCTCGGCTTCGAAGAATGACAATTCGACAAAGTTGTCAAGTTTGTTTGATGACGGATCTGGGCACGATCTCTGTATAAAACTGCCACAAGTCACTGATATGAAACAAATATTATGCTGTGTCAAAAATTCTATAGAGGGCAAAGCGGAAAACAATTTGACAAAGTAAGGCAAAAGACTGATGGTCTGGTCATCGGCTGGCATCCGCAGGGATGGGCCAAGGCGCCAGTCGCGGGGCTTTGTTTGTAGCGGCGGCGTTGTCGTCCGCAGCATGCGGGGCGAGGAAGCTGCCGGGCAGGCGAGCGCAAGGGAAAAGCCGCCTGCCTATCCTGCGAGACGCCGCGCTTGCAGCGGCTGCCGCCGGCAAGACTGAACAGAACGTCTCAACCTGGGAGGAGCATGACGTGAAGAAATCTCTATTTTCCGGCGCCCTGATTGCAGGCGTTGCGCTTGCGGCCGGTTTCTCGCCGGCGCTGGCAGCCTCCGGGCCCATCAAGATCGTGCTGCCGGAAGAGGCGGATCTGCTGGAGCCCTGCATGGCGACGCGGTCCAATATCGGTCGCATCATCATGGAGAATGTCAGCGAAACCCTGACCGAGCTCGACGTGCACGGGAAGGAGGGGGTCATGCCGCGTCTGGCGGAGACATGGGAGCAGAATGCGGACGGCAGCTGGCGCTTTCATCTGCGCGGCGGCGTCAAGTTCTCCGATGGCAGCGCCTTTGACGCGAAGGATGTGAAGCACAGCTTCGACCGGGTCATGAGCGACAAGATCACCTGCGAGGCGAAGCGTTATTTCGGCGGCATGACGATCAACACAAGTGTGGTCGACGACAAGACGATCGATATCAAGACCGATCCGGTCCAGCCGATCCTGCCGCTTCTGATGTCGCTTGTGACCATCGTGCCGGAAGACACGCCGATGGAGTTCGTGCGCGAACCGATTGGCACCGGCCCTTACAAGCTGTCCAACTGGACTCCCGGTCAGCAGATCGTGCTGGACGTGAGGGATGATTACTGGGGCAAGAAGCCGGAGGTTACCCAGGCGACCTACCTGTTCCGCACCGATCCTTCGGTTCGAGCTGCCATGGTCCAGACTGGTGAAGCCGACCTGACGCCGACGATTTCCGAACTGGATGCGACGAACCCCAAGACCGATTTCGCCTATCTGAACAGCGAGACCGTCTACCTGCGTATCGACCACAATATCCCGCCGCTGGGCGATGTGCGCGTGCGCCGGGCATTGAACATGGCGATTGATCGCGAGGCCTTCATCGGCACGCTCGTGCCGGAAGGCGCGGTCCTGGCAACGGCCATTGTGCCGCCGACGACGCTTGGCTGGAATCCCGAGGTGAAGCAATTCGCCTATGATCCCGAAGCAGCCAAGAAATTGCTGGCGGAGGCCAAGGCAGACGGCGTTCCCACCGACACACCGATCACCATCATTGCCCGGACGGCGAATTTCCCCAATGTGACGGAAATCATGGAGGCCATTCAGCAGCAGCTGCAGGAAGTGGGCTTCAAGATCGAACTGAAGCTGGTCGAGGTTGCGGAACACGAGACCTATTATTCCAAGCCCTTCAAGGAAGGGCGCGGCCCGCAGATCGTTGCAGCCATGCACGATAACTCCAAGGGCGATCCGGTCTTCTCCATGTTCTTCAAATACGCATCGAAAGGCACGCAGTCCGGCTTTTCCGATCCCAAAGTCGATGACATGATCCAGCGCGCTTCAGCCGCGGTGGGTGACGAGCGGGCAAAGCTCTGGTCGCAGGCCATTGCCTATCTGCACGACGAGGTCGTGGCGGATGCTCTCCTCTTCCACATGGTCGGATTTGCGCGGGTTTCGGAGCGGCTGGAATTCAAGCCGACAATCGCCACCAATTCGATGCTGCAGCTCTCCGAGATCGGCATCAAGTAAAGGCGGACCGGCCGGTCGCCGCTCGGGTGGCCGGTGGGCAGACGGCGGCGGGGTCACCCGCCGCCGCATTTGACTTCTGAGGGAGGATGACCATGCTCGGTTTCATACGAAAACGCTCCATCGCCAGCCTCATTTCGCTGGTCGGCCTGGTCGTGATGGTGTTCTTCCTGTCGCGCCTGACTGGCGATCCCGCAGCTTTGTTTCTTCCCGTCGAAGCCTCCGCCGAAATGAAGCAGCAGTTCCGCGAACTGCACGGCCTGAACGATCCCCTGATTGTCCAGTTCGGCCGCTATGTCGCGGATGTTGTGACCGGCGATCTGGGGGAATCCTATCGCAAGGCCCGCCCGGCCCTGGATGTCGTTCTGGAAGCCTTCATATGGACCCTGTGGCTCGCCGTCATTACCATGAGCCTGGTCACGAGTGCGGCCATCGTGGTGGGCTCGCTCGCTGCCTTCCGCTCCGGCGGCTTCTTCGACCGGTTCTCCTCCATGCTATCGCTGATCGGCGCATCCGTGCCGGATTTCTGGCTGGCCATCGTGGCCATCGTCGTCTTTTCGGTCAATCTGGCGATCCTGCCAACCTCCGGCACAGGCACTGTTCTGCACTGGATCCTGCCGATCGCCGTCCTGTTCGTGCGTCCCTTCGGGATCATCGTTCAGGTCGTGCGCGGCTCGATGATCAGCGCGCTTTCCTCTGCCTATGTGAAGACGGCAAGGGCCAAGGGCGTGCGCTCCGGCCCGATCATCTTCATCCATGCCTTGCGCAATGCCATGTTGCCCGTCATCACGGTCATCGGCGATCAGGCGGCAAGCCTGCTGAACGGTGCGGTCATCGTCGAGACCATTTTCGGCTTCCCCGGCGTCGGCAAGCTGATGATCGATTCCATTTTGCAAAGAGACTTCAACGTGGTTCTGGCTGCCATCCTGGTCACGGCGATCGCGATCTTTCTCATGAACCTGCTGATCGATCTGGCCTATGCGCTTCTCGATCCCCGCATCCGGCATTGAGGGGAGCCGTCCCATGAGCATTCCCGCCCCCCGTCTTGCAGACCAGGCAGAGGTTCTCGCCGAGGAAGCCTCGTTTCCCCGCCGTCTTTTCCGCATGCTGCTGGCCGATAAATTCGCACTCTTCGCCGCCGCCTTCCTGCTGCTGATGATTTTGCTCGCGCTGATCGGACCCGCCTGGCTGGCAGAGGAGGCGGTGAAGCAGAACCTGCGCGGCCGCAACCTGCCGCCGTTCAATTTCGACCGTCCCTTCCTGTGGTGGCTGGGCGCCGACGCTCTGGGACGGCCGCTTCTGGCCCGCATCATCGTCGCGGCACAGAACACGCTGCTGGTCGCCGCCGGGGCGGTCCTGATGTCGGCCCTGGTCGGCACCTTCCTCGGCTTGATCGCCGGCTATGCCTCGCCGCGTGTCAGCCAGGTCATCATGCGTCTCGCCGACGTGATCATGTCCTTCCCCTCGCTGCTGATCGCGGTCATCGTCCTCTATCTGCTCGGCTCGTCCATCGTGAACCTGATGGTCGTTCTGTCGATCACCCGAATTCCGGTCTATCTGCGCACGACGCGCGCGGAAGTGCTGGAAATCCGAGAGCGCATGTTCGTCCAGGCGGCCCGCGTCATGGGAGCTTCAGACAGGCGGATTCTCTTCCGGCATATCCTGCCGATCGTCTTCCCGACCCTTACCACCCTCGCGACCCTCGATTTCGCTTACGTCATGCTGGCCGAAAGTGCGCTCTCCTTTCTCGGCATCGGCATCCAGCCGCCCGATATCACCTGGGGCCTCATGATCTCGCAGGGGCGCCAGTATCTTACCAATGCCTGGTGGCTATCCTTCTGGCCCGGGCTTGCCATCATTCTCACCACGCTGTCGCTGAACCTTCTGTCCAACTGGCTGCGGATCGCGCTGGACCCGTCACAGCGCTGGCGGCTTGAAATGAAAGGGTCCGCGAATGGCTGATCACCTGCTGGAGGTGCGCAACCTCTCGGTCGAATTCCACACGGCTGCCGGCGTGGTGAAGGCGGTGCGCAATATCTCCTATCATCTTGATCGGGGCGAGACGCTTGCCATCCTCGGCGAGAGCGGATCGGGCAAATCGGTGTCGTCCTCGGCCATCATGAACCTGATCGACATGCCGCCCGGCCGGATCACGTCGGGTGAAATCCTGCTCGACGGGCAGGATCTGCTGACCATGCGCCCCGAGGCCCGCCGGGACGTGAACGGCAAGCGGATCGCCATGATCTTCCAGGATCCGCTCAGCCATCTCAACCCGGTCTACACCGTCGGCTGGCAGATTTGCGAGGCAATGACCGCCCATGGCATGCCGGCGAGAAAGGCCGAGGCAGAGGGACTGCGCCTGCTCGGCCGTGTCGGCATCCCGGATCCGCAGGCGGCAATGGAGAAATATCCGCATCAGTTTTCCGGCGGGCAGCGCCAGAGGGTCATGATCGCCATGGCGCTGGCACTGAAACCGGATTTGCTGATTGCTGACGAACCGACGACAGCGCTGGATGTGACGGTGCAGGCGGAGGTTCTGTCGCTGCTGAAAGAGCTGCAGCAGGAGATCGGCATGGGCATCCTGATCATCACCCATGATCTCGGCGTTGTTGCCGAGCTCGCCGACCGGGTCGTGGTCATGGAAAAAGGCGTCCTGGTGGAAAGCGGCAGCGTCCGCGATGTCTACAAGAACCCGCAGCACGATTATACGCGCCGGCTGATTGCGGCCGCGCCCGGGCGGGGCGCGATGCATGAGGACGAGCCACGCGGCGACCTGCTTCTCACTGTGCGCGATGTGCGAAAATCCTACGGCGCCTTCGAGGCGCTGAAAGGTGTGTCTTTCGATCTTGCCGCCGGTCAAACCCTGGCGATCGTCGGCGAAAGCGGCTCCGGCAAATCGACACTGGCCCGCGTTCTCTTGCGTCTGGACGAGCCCGACAGCGGCAGCGCGCATTGGCAGGGCAGGGATCTTTTCACCTTGTCGCCTGCCGAACTCTACAAGCTGCGGCGGGACCTGCAGATGGTCTTCCAGGACCCGACGCAATCGCTCAACCCACGCATGACCGTCTACCAGCTCATTTCCGAGGCCTGGGCAATCCATCCGGACATCCTGCCCAGATCAGGATGGAAGGAGCGGGTCGCGGAACTTCTGCACCAGGTTGGACTGTCCCCGGAGCATAGCCGGCGCTATCCGCACCAGTTTTCCGGCGGCCAGCGCCAGCGCATCGCCATTGCCCGTGCGCTCGCGCTCGAGCCACGGCTCATCATCTGCGACGAGGCGGTTTCGGCCCTGGACGTGTCCGTCCAGGCGCAGGTCATCGATCTGCTGGACCGGCTTCGCAAGGAAACCGGAATCTCCTTCATCTTTATTGCCCATGATCTGCCGGTCGTGCGTGATTTCGCCGATCAGGTCATGGTGATGCGGCAGGGGCAGATCGTGGAAATGGGCGGCGTACGAGAGATCTTCGAACGACCGCGCGAGCCTTACACGCAAGCGCTTCTGGCAGCCAGCCTGGAGCCCGATCCCGACATTCAGGCTGCAAGGCGGCTCGGCCGCAGCTAGAGACAGTTCGTCTGCAAAGGAGTTTCTCAATGTCCGCCAAGGCCTACGTCGCCCTCGTCACCTGCTTCAATGACGATGAGACCATCAATTTCGAAGCCACGCGCGCCCAGGTGCGCCGCCAGGTCGAGGCCGGCAACAACATCATGTGCGCCGGAACCAATGGCGATTTTACCGCGCTGACATTCGAGGAAAAGGTTCACCTGACGGAGCATGTCGTTGATGAAGTTGCGGGCCGGGCAAGCGTCATCGTCAATGCCGGCATGCCCGCCACCTTCGAGACCATCAAGCTCGCCAAGGCGTTCGACAGGATCGGCGTCGATGGCATCGCCGTCATCACGCCCTTCTTCATCGCCTGCACGCAGGACGGCCTGATCCGCCACTTTTCCACCGTTGCCGATGCCGTGAAGACCCCGGTCTATCTCTACGACATTCCGGCCCGCACGCAGAACCATATCGAACCGGAGACCGCCCGCGTGCTGGCCGCCCACGGAAATATTGCCGGTATCAAGGATTCCGGCGGGGCGCAGCAGACACTGGAAGCCTATCTCGGCGTGGCGCGATCCGTGCCGGATTTCGCCGTCTATTCCGGTCCCGACCATCTTGTCCTCTGGTCGCTGCAAAATGGCGCTGCCGGCTGCATTTCCGGCCTTGGCAATGCCCTGCCGCAGGTGCTTTCCGCCATGATCCAAGCCTATAATCGCGGCGACATCGACGAGGCGGAGCGCCAGCAGGCGATCTATACCGCCTTCCGGACCGATCTCTACGCGCTTGGTTTTGCGCCCGCCATGGTCAAGCGGGCTCTCTATCTTCAGGACCCGAGCGTTGGCGCCAGCCGGCAGCCGGCGCTTCTGCCCGACCCGGAGCAGGACGCCCGGATCCGTGACATTCTGGTCCGCTACGGGATCCTGACCGCCGCCTGAACCCGGCCTTTCGCGTCCGGCCTCCCGCGGGCCGGCGCTCGTCACTACTGGTCGTATTGCCCGCAGAATTGTCAGCTGCCGGTCTGCGTATGCTCCGGCGCGCCGAGCACCAGCGAGGTCTCGGGCATCTGGACCACTTGCAGGTAGCGGTCGAACTGCACCAGGACATCGGCAATGATCTGGTCGCGTCCCATTCCCATCACATCATATCCGCGGCTTCCGTCGCTGAAATAGGTGCGGGCCTCGGACCTGTGCTCCTGCCGCGTGGCCTCCAGCGCGGAAAAGGCCGGCAGCCTGAAGCGGGCGGGCTGTACGCCATAGACGAAGTCCCGCACGCCTTCGGCGGGCACTGTCAGGCTGACGGTGTGTTCCTGCGGATCGTGGGCGACCGTGGCGCGCCGTCCGCGCCGCTCCAGTTCCTGCGCCACATCCTTCAGCGCCGGCGTCACCGTATCGGCCAGAAAGCGCTGCACGTCGGCTTCCGTCGGTGCGTTCAGGATCAGGCTCAACCGCCGCTGCCAGGTCAGGCCGGCGGCGGGGGCCGCCTGCGGCTGGCTGCCGCCGAGGCTGATGCGGCTCTGGGCAAGATCCGAGGACATGCCCTTAAACAGCGCCCAGACGAGAAGAAGCATGATCAACGAGAAGGGCAGGGCGGTGGCGATGGTGGCCGATTGCAGGGCGGCAAGTCCGCCCGTCAGCAGCAGAACCCCTGCGATAATGCCTTCGAGCGAACACCAGAAGACCCGCTGGATGGTCGTTGTTTCCGTCTCGCCGCCGGCGGCGATCGTATCGACGACCAGAGAACCGGAGTCCGAGGAGGTGATGAAGAAGACAGCCACCAGCAGCACGGCGAGTGTGGAGGTGACGGTCGGCAGCGGCAGATACTGGAAGAACTGGAAGAGGGCGATGGAGAGATCATCCTGCACGGCCACGTGCAGCGCTCCCTGCGCCACCGTCGTATCGATGAAAAGCGCCGTATTGCCGAACACCGTCATCCAGAAAAAGGTGAAGCCGGCGGGGATGAACAGAACCGCGGTCACGAATTCGCGCACCGTGCGGCCCCGCGAGATGCGGGCGATGAACATGCCGACAAAAGGCGACCAGGAAATCCACCAGGCCCAGTAGAACAAAGTCCAGGCATCGATCCATGGCCGCGGTTCATAGGCATAGATATTGAAGGTCCGCAGCACGATCGAATCGAGGTAGAAACCAATATTCTGGACGAAGTCCCGCAACAATTGCGCGGTCGGCCCGACGGCAAGGACGAAGACCATCAGCAGGACGGCGATCATCAAATTGAGCTCGCTGAGGCGCCGGATGCCCTTGTCGACACCGGTGACGACGGAAATAGTCGCCGTCATGGTGATCACGGCGATCAGGATGAGCTGGACGGTGACACTGTTCGGCAATCCGAGCAGGTAGTTCAACCCGGCATTGATCTGCAGAACGCCGAAACCAAGCGATGTGGCGATCCCGAACAGAGTGCCGCAGATCGCAAATATATCCACGGCATGGCCGATCGGGCCATGAATGCGGTTCTTCAGCAGAGGATAGAGGCCGGAGCGCACCGTCAGAGGCAGATTATAGCGATATCCGAAATAGGCGAGCGACAGGCCCACGACGGCATAGATTGCCCAGGCGTGGATCCCCCAGTGGAAGAAGGTGACACTCATGGCCTGGCGCTGGGCGGCAACGCTCAGCGGCTGTGCTTCCGGGGGCGCGGCGAAATGCGTGATAGGCTCGCCAACGGAAAAATACATGAGACCTATGCCCATGCCGGCG
The sequence above is a segment of the Rhizobium sp. SSA_523 genome. Coding sequences within it:
- the pdxA gene encoding 4-hydroxythreonine-4-phosphate dehydrogenase PdxA — encoded protein: MSKIIGITMGDPAGVGPEIAVRALADMSEADRAVTRIYGNLSTLEAARQALGLALELEPFVVDLPVEGAPLPWGKLSPIAGDAAFRFIEKAVRDAEAGMIGCIVTAPINKEALNLAGHHYDGHTGMLRSLTGASAAYMLLASERLKVIHVSTHVSLQQAIARATTERVLATIRAGDRHLKRIGYAAPRIAVAGINPHCGENGLFGTEDDDQIAPAVAAARAEGIDAQGPISADTVFHRAYSGAFDLVVAQYHDQGHIPIKLVAFDTAVNVSVELPIDRTSVDHGTAFDIAGKGIANHGNMLSAIAYARRLVAGGKSQE
- a CDS encoding exo-alpha-sialidase, whose product is MTPEDIAAGMTGALHGITPTRQEALLPSPMVQNHASFLHELPDGTLICAWFGGSLEGKSDISIYASLLQPGASRWGAAQRLSFDEAHSEQNPVLFTAPDGRLLLFHTSQPSGNQDECRIRMTELHRDPADPGLLSAENGSYLDLPLGCFIRAPLVVRKDGAWLLPIFRCVQRPGQKWNGSHDVAAMGISRDRGKSWTLEAVPDSIGCVHFSPVAIGENRYAAFFRRRQADFVHRAVSEDGGLSWSSPAPVDVPNNNSSIAAIRLDDGRLAMICNPVSAVEASDRRASLYDELGEEDDRPDADPEGGCVPIWGVPRAPVSVCLSEDGGASFPVRLTIESGPGTCLSNDSTDGRNQEMSYPWLLEGGDGSLHISYTYHRRAIKYVRLAPGWAGIKGGRTA
- a CDS encoding ABC transporter substrate-binding protein; this translates as MKKSLFSGALIAGVALAAGFSPALAASGPIKIVLPEEADLLEPCMATRSNIGRIIMENVSETLTELDVHGKEGVMPRLAETWEQNADGSWRFHLRGGVKFSDGSAFDAKDVKHSFDRVMSDKITCEAKRYFGGMTINTSVVDDKTIDIKTDPVQPILPLLMSLVTIVPEDTPMEFVREPIGTGPYKLSNWTPGQQIVLDVRDDYWGKKPEVTQATYLFRTDPSVRAAMVQTGEADLTPTISELDATNPKTDFAYLNSETVYLRIDHNIPPLGDVRVRRALNMAIDREAFIGTLVPEGAVLATAIVPPTTLGWNPEVKQFAYDPEAAKKLLAEAKADGVPTDTPITIIARTANFPNVTEIMEAIQQQLQEVGFKIELKLVEVAEHETYYSKPFKEGRGPQIVAAMHDNSKGDPVFSMFFKYASKGTQSGFSDPKVDDMIQRASAAVGDERAKLWSQAIAYLHDEVVADALLFHMVGFARVSERLEFKPTIATNSMLQLSEIGIK
- a CDS encoding ABC transporter permease, yielding MLGFIRKRSIASLISLVGLVVMVFFLSRLTGDPAALFLPVEASAEMKQQFRELHGLNDPLIVQFGRYVADVVTGDLGESYRKARPALDVVLEAFIWTLWLAVITMSLVTSAAIVVGSLAAFRSGGFFDRFSSMLSLIGASVPDFWLAIVAIVVFSVNLAILPTSGTGTVLHWILPIAVLFVRPFGIIVQVVRGSMISALSSAYVKTARAKGVRSGPIIFIHALRNAMLPVITVIGDQAASLLNGAVIVETIFGFPGVGKLMIDSILQRDFNVVLAAILVTAIAIFLMNLLIDLAYALLDPRIRH
- a CDS encoding ABC transporter permease codes for the protein MSIPAPRLADQAEVLAEEASFPRRLFRMLLADKFALFAAAFLLLMILLALIGPAWLAEEAVKQNLRGRNLPPFNFDRPFLWWLGADALGRPLLARIIVAAQNTLLVAAGAVLMSALVGTFLGLIAGYASPRVSQVIMRLADVIMSFPSLLIAVIVLYLLGSSIVNLMVVLSITRIPVYLRTTRAEVLEIRERMFVQAARVMGASDRRILFRHILPIVFPTLTTLATLDFAYVMLAESALSFLGIGIQPPDITWGLMISQGRQYLTNAWWLSFWPGLAIILTTLSLNLLSNWLRIALDPSQRWRLEMKGSANG
- a CDS encoding ABC transporter ATP-binding protein, with protein sequence MADHLLEVRNLSVEFHTAAGVVKAVRNISYHLDRGETLAILGESGSGKSVSSSAIMNLIDMPPGRITSGEILLDGQDLLTMRPEARRDVNGKRIAMIFQDPLSHLNPVYTVGWQICEAMTAHGMPARKAEAEGLRLLGRVGIPDPQAAMEKYPHQFSGGQRQRVMIAMALALKPDLLIADEPTTALDVTVQAEVLSLLKELQQEIGMGILIITHDLGVVAELADRVVVMEKGVLVESGSVRDVYKNPQHDYTRRLIAAAPGRGAMHEDEPRGDLLLTVRDVRKSYGAFEALKGVSFDLAAGQTLAIVGESGSGKSTLARVLLRLDEPDSGSAHWQGRDLFTLSPAELYKLRRDLQMVFQDPTQSLNPRMTVYQLISEAWAIHPDILPRSGWKERVAELLHQVGLSPEHSRRYPHQFSGGQRQRIAIARALALEPRLIICDEAVSALDVSVQAQVIDLLDRLRKETGISFIFIAHDLPVVRDFADQVMVMRQGQIVEMGGVREIFERPREPYTQALLAASLEPDPDIQAARRLGRS
- a CDS encoding dihydrodipicolinate synthase family protein, giving the protein MSAKAYVALVTCFNDDETINFEATRAQVRRQVEAGNNIMCAGTNGDFTALTFEEKVHLTEHVVDEVAGRASVIVNAGMPATFETIKLAKAFDRIGVDGIAVITPFFIACTQDGLIRHFSTVADAVKTPVYLYDIPARTQNHIEPETARVLAAHGNIAGIKDSGGAQQTLEAYLGVARSVPDFAVYSGPDHLVLWSLQNGAAGCISGLGNALPQVLSAMIQAYNRGDIDEAERQQAIYTAFRTDLYALGFAPAMVKRALYLQDPSVGASRQPALLPDPEQDARIRDILVRYGILTAA
- a CDS encoding BCCT family transporter; translation: MPKLVMNPPVFIGAVVVTVIFLTIGILFPDNAETVFAEVQAWILSTFGWLYLLAVAIFIFSVLFLATSQYGNLKLGPEDSLPDFQYLSWIAMLFAAGMGIGLMYFSVGEPITHFAAPPEAQPLSVAAQRQAMSVTFFHWGIHAWAIYAVVGLSLAYFGYRYNLPLTVRSGLYPLLKNRIHGPIGHAVDIFAICGTLFGIATSLGFGVLQINAGLNYLLGLPNSVTVQLILIAVITMTATISVVTGVDKGIRRLSELNLMIAVLLMVFVLAVGPTAQLLRDFVQNIGFYLDSIVLRTFNIYAYEPRPWIDAWTLFYWAWWISWSPFVGMFIARISRGRTVREFVTAVLFIPAGFTFFWMTVFGNTALFIDTTVAQGALHVAVQDDLSIALFQFFQYLPLPTVTSTLAVLLVAVFFITSSDSGSLVVDTIAAGGETETTTIQRVFWCSLEGIIAGVLLLTGGLAALQSATIATALPFSLIMLLLVWALFKGMSSDLAQSRISLGGSQPQAAPAAGLTWQRRLSLILNAPTEADVQRFLADTVTPALKDVAQELERRGRRATVAHDPQEHTVSLTVPAEGVRDFVYGVQPARFRLPAFSALEATRQEHRSEARTYFSDGSRGYDVMGMGRDQIIADVLVQFDRYLQVVQMPETSLVLGAPEHTQTGS